The Chanodichthys erythropterus isolate Z2021 chromosome 14, ASM2448905v1, whole genome shotgun sequence genome window below encodes:
- the tent5c gene encoding terminal nucleotidyltransferase 5C, which yields MASASSSSESESQSVLTWEQVSRLNDVLTEVVPVHGRGNFPTLEVRLKDIVQMVRNRLELRGITVKDVRLNGSTASHVLVKDIGWSYKDLDVIFRVDLPREEEFQLIKDVVLSTLLDFLPEGVNKEKITPMTLKEAYVQKLVKVYTEQDRWSLISLSNNNGRNVELKFVDSIRRQFEFSVDSFQIILDSVLSYYGLSENAMSRHFHPTVVGESVYGDFAVALDHLRNKLIATKRPEEIRGGGLLKYCNLLVRDFRPTDEDEFKALERYMCSRFFIDFPDIGEQQRKLEAYLQSHFVGEEKNKYNYLMILRRVVNESTVCLMGHERRQTLNLISLTAFRVLAEQNAIPDASNVTCYYQPAPYVRDLNFNNYYVASCNQSIPTWLPCN from the coding sequence ATGGCCTCAGCCTCATCTAGCAGCGAAAGTGAGTCGCAAAGTGTGCTTACCTGGGAGCAAGTGAGCCGTTTGAACGACGTGCTGACAGAGGTCGTGCCAGTCCACGGACGTGGCAACTTCCCCACCTTGGAGGTCCGGCTAAAGGATATTGTACAGATGGTGAGGAACCGTCTGGAGCTGAGGGGCATTACAGTCAAAGATGTGCGTCTGAATGGCTCCACTGCCAGCCACGTGCTGGTAAAGGACATTGGCTGGAGCTACAAAGACCTGGACGTCATCTTCAGGGTAGACCTTCCTCGGGAAGAGGAGTTCCAGCTCATCAAAGATGTGGTTCTGAGCACTTTATTAGACTTTCTGCCTGAGGGGGTGAACAAAGAGAAGATCACTCCTATGACTCTGAAAGAGGCCTACGTCCAGAAGCTGGTCAAAGTCTACACGGAGCAGGACCGATGGTCCCTCATCTCGCTGTCCAATAACAATGGCCGCAATGTGGAACTTAAGTTTGTGGACTCGATCCGGAGACAGTTCGAGTTCAGCGTGGACTCCTTCCAGATCATTTTGGATTCTGTGCTATCATACTACGGCCTTTCAGAAAACGCCATGTCTCGGCACTTCCACCCTACTGTGGTCGGGGAGAGCGTGTACGGTGACTTTGCCGTGGCTCTGGACCACCTCAGGAACAAGCTGATCGCCACCAAACGGCCGGAGGAGATCCGCGGAGGTGGTTTGCTCAAATACTGCAACCTCCTGGTGAGGGACTTCAGGCCCACGGACGAAGACGAATTTAAGGCCCTGGAGCGCTACATGTGCTCCCGTTTCTTCATTGACTTTCCCGACATTGGTGAGCAACAGCGCAAACTGGAGGCTTATCTGCAAAGCCACTTTGTCGGTGAGGAGAAGAACAAGTACAACTACCTCATGATCCTGCGGCGGGTTGTGAACGAGAGCACCGTGTGTCTCATGGGACATGAGAGGCGGCAGACACTCAACCTCATCTCGCTGACGGCGTTTCGGGTGCTCGCCGAGCAGAATGCCATACCGGACGCGTCCAATGTTACCTGCTACTACCAGCCGGCTCCGTATGTCAGAGACCTGAACTTCAACAACTACTATGTGGCCTCTTGTAACCAGTCCATTCCAACTTGGTTGCCTTGTAACTAA